TTAACCCTGCCTATCCCTGTAGAAAACTCGTAAAGATAGTTTATAACCTTTTCGTACTGTTCAGCACCTGCCTGTTCAATATCGTCAAAAACGATAGGAATACCATTGTTTTGAACTGCAAAAAGTTCACTCCCAACTGATGTCTTATTCCAAGCACGTAATGTTAAAGCCGGATTGCCATATAACCCAAGTGTTACGTGTTCAATCAACCCCTTCCCTGTTGTTGATAATCCATGTATTAAAAGTGAAAAGTTTGGGATGTTTAACTTTTTTAAAATAATTGATAACATCCCAGATAAAATAACAATTGAACCCCTCGTTAACATATAGTAGCGGAATATTTCTATATGTTTTTCTAAAGTACCTCTCAAG
The sequence above is drawn from the Nitrospirae bacterium YQR-1 genome and encodes:
- a CDS encoding DUF927 domain-containing protein — translated: MKIYGYYNLGWFDDKFLIPTINYDGYRCVSTELTESYTLRGTLEKHIEIFRYYMLTRGSIVILSGMLSIILKKLNIPNFSLLIHGLSTTGKGLIEHVTLGLYGNPALTLRAWNKTSVGSELFAVQNNGIPIVFDDIEQAGAEQYEKVINYLYEFSTGIGRV